The Fibrobacter sp. UWB2 genomic interval CTTTGTGCCGCGCAAGGACCCGTTCAAGGAATTCTGGAACGGCAAGCGCCTTGGCTTTGTGGATGGCGAAAACGTTGTTGCATGTTTGACGGGCGTCGAGGAAGTTCGACCGATTGATGATCTTTGGGATTTTGTCGAGTCGCTTGCGAAGAAATATACGAACGGCAAGAATGCGGTGGACCACGCTTATGCTTTCTATTACGAGAAGTTCAAGGGCGACCACAACGAAAAGCTCAAGAACGATTTGAAGAAGGTGCTCCGCCCCTATAAGTTGAGCGTCAAGAGCTGTGCCGACAAACACTTTGAAGACCGCCTGGTGCTGGAACCGGAGCGCATTGATGATGCCCGCGTGGCGCAAAAGATTACGGATGAGGCTTTCCGTGCGCTTTTGCCCGAGATGAAGAACATGAAGACCGAGCGCGATGTGGCGCTGTTCCTCAATTACGAAATGCAGCGCCGTGGCGATGGCGACCTTGCGTTCCCGACGATTATTGCGGGCGGCAAGAACGCTTGCTGTCTGCATTACGTGAAGAACGACGAGCAATTGCGCGATGGCGAACTTGTGCTCTTTGACTTTGGTGTGCGGTTCGGGACGCTCCATAGCGATATCTCGCGCACCATCCCTGTAAATGGCAGGTTTGACCCGCTTCAAAAAATGTTGTACGAAATCGTGCTCGAGTCTGCGAAGGTGTACCAGCGCGTGGTGCGTCCGGGTGTTGCTCTCAAGGAAATCGGCATGATTTGCTGGGAGTTCATCATGATGGAACTCGACCGCCGCCTTGTAAAGGGGGCGAAGGGGAGTTTCAAGCTCCTGTACGACAAGAGGCCGCATGGGGTGAGCCACTTTATCGGGGAACATATCCACGAAGGCGACCCGGGTTCCCGTTCTTTGGATGTGGTGTTGAAACCGGGAATGCTCATCTCTTGCGAGCCGGGGTTGTATGGCGATTTTACGGCGACAATTGATGGCAAGCGCTACCGCGAAAGTATCGGCATCCGCATCGAAGATGATTTAATTATTACAAAAAGCGGTTTTGAAAATATTTCGGAGCATATTCCGCGCACAGTAGGGGAGATTGAGGCGCTCATGAAGTGATTTTTCTATCTTTGGACAAAAGGACATTTTGCAAAAAA includes:
- a CDS encoding Xaa-Pro peptidase family protein produces the protein MQARKNDVQAYSQVFLSSKNYDSKKIYAKRRLSLMKKLDSFGVFAGMPIEPGGEEAFVQTWTRFVQDPAFLYLTGVNQAGCYLVLDPRAMRSTLFVPRKDPFKEFWNGKRLGFVDGENVVACLTGVEEVRPIDDLWDFVESLAKKYTNGKNAVDHAYAFYYEKFKGDHNEKLKNDLKKVLRPYKLSVKSCADKHFEDRLVLEPERIDDARVAQKITDEAFRALLPEMKNMKTERDVALFLNYEMQRRGDGDLAFPTIIAGGKNACCLHYVKNDEQLRDGELVLFDFGVRFGTLHSDISRTIPVNGRFDPLQKMLYEIVLESAKVYQRVVRPGVALKEIGMICWEFIMMELDRRLVKGAKGSFKLLYDKRPHGVSHFIGEHIHEGDPGSRSLDVVLKPGMLISCEPGLYGDFTATIDGKRYRESIGIRIEDDLIITKSGFENISEHIPRTVGEIEALMK